The bacterium genome includes a region encoding these proteins:
- a CDS encoding 2,3,4,5-tetrahydropyridine-2,6-dicarboxylate N-succinyltransferase, producing MSAEVKVRLLDERDSIDELTNLLHDAYRVLAEMGFRYVATWQGPDITRKRIAKGKCFVATHDDRLIGTVLLSYPPKNQPCDWYRRSDVALFQQFAVAPDMQGTGIGSQLLGFVESRARELGARHLACDTSEGATHLIRYYERRGFRIVDTCDWEATNYKSVILSKPLTTQTGDIGMQQVIEQAFENKESVSSEAREAVRETLKQLSAGKIRVAEKQADGSWKANEWIKKAILLHFRTSEMRAMEAGALHFYDKVDVQGDWAAKGARVVPPATVREGAYIAPGAILMPSYVNIGAYVDSGTMVDTWSTVGSCAQIGKNCHLSGGVGIGGVLEPMQATPVIIEDNVFIGARSEVAEGCIVREGAVMAMGCYMGKSTKIYNAMTGETIFGEIPERAVVVPGALPSRDGSHQTYALIIKKIRDEKTDARTALNDTLR from the coding sequence GTGAGCGCCGAAGTCAAAGTCCGATTGCTCGACGAGCGAGACTCCATCGATGAGCTGACGAACCTCTTGCACGATGCGTATCGCGTGCTGGCGGAAATGGGATTTCGATACGTTGCCACGTGGCAAGGACCGGATATCACGCGCAAGCGAATCGCAAAGGGCAAGTGTTTCGTTGCCACCCATGATGATCGCTTGATTGGGACAGTGCTCCTCAGTTATCCGCCGAAGAACCAGCCGTGCGATTGGTATCGGCGTTCGGACGTCGCGTTGTTTCAGCAGTTTGCTGTTGCTCCGGACATGCAGGGCACGGGGATTGGCTCGCAACTCCTGGGTTTCGTGGAGTCGCGAGCGCGCGAGTTGGGTGCCCGGCATCTTGCTTGCGATACGAGTGAAGGCGCGACTCATCTGATTCGTTACTACGAGCGGCGCGGCTTTCGCATCGTGGACACTTGCGATTGGGAAGCGACGAACTACAAGAGCGTGATCTTGAGCAAGCCGCTTACAACACAAACAGGAGATATTGGAATGCAGCAGGTTATTGAACAAGCCTTCGAGAACAAAGAATCTGTTTCGAGCGAAGCACGCGAGGCAGTGCGTGAAACGTTGAAGCAATTGTCTGCGGGCAAAATCCGAGTGGCAGAAAAGCAGGCGGACGGATCATGGAAAGCCAATGAGTGGATCAAGAAGGCGATTCTGTTGCACTTCCGCACGTCCGAGATGCGTGCGATGGAAGCCGGCGCTCTGCATTTCTACGACAAGGTCGATGTGCAAGGCGATTGGGCCGCGAAAGGCGCCCGCGTGGTGCCGCCGGCAACCGTGCGCGAGGGCGCGTATATCGCTCCGGGCGCGATCCTGATGCCGAGCTACGTCAACATTGGCGCCTACGTCGACAGTGGCACGATGGTCGATACATGGTCGACGGTTGGTAGCTGCGCGCAGATCGGCAAGAACTGTCACCTCAGCGGCGGCGTTGGGATCGGCGGCGTGTTGGAACCGATGCAGGCCACGCCTGTGATTATCGAAGATAACGTCTTCATCGGTGCGCGCAGCGAAGTCGCCGAGGGTTGCATCGTTCGCGAAGGCGCCGTGATGGCCATGGGATGCTACATGGGCAAGTCGACAAAGATCTACAACGCGATGACAGGCGAGACAATCTTCGGCGAGATTCCCGAACGCGCCGTGGTCGTGCCCGGCGCTCTGCCCAGCCGCGATGGCTCGCACCAGACGTATGCGCTGATCATCAAGAAGATTCGCGACGAGAAAACGGACGCGCGCACGGCCCTGAACGATACGCTGCGATAA
- a CDS encoding PAS domain S-box protein, with the protein MQADFPSLVFLTTVYFVAASVFLYLYTLLRRYYFLLWTSGWLCLVVWSLARITLLRESGDMGLDAAAAAKFELWVEAIGGYFLLTGVLVTLAGVYHFLRQRAPTEIILWVAAPLLLFTVVGPIGLDPFLTTLGLYLFIALATCWIGVLFLHRWTEARTFGLGLLGAGFFFWGFLRLLYPFAFHMDEFEPLRPQFPHFVLLAEIPFALIVFAMTIVVALEEIREELANSETRFRQFFEGASDPIFLVDPETGRIHDVNPRGCRLLGYHREELLGMTVQDLAAPEQGTSPAGLLSKLRPRSAGSETVQTHHRHRDGRLIPISLTRSLIKVGGRDLLLVHTRDISDLRAQEMQLASRISQLQAVQRVSTVLTRTLSTDELCSLLYENIQGLFVLDFFAMDALDDRTSRLENLATMHMVNGVMTRVPPGPVGAGLEDNDLQHLLEEREARLVTRKQSSISDEDDFPDCCLSLAIVPMVAGDESVGMLCAGSLVGHAFDGSQLDLLQHIASIAGIALKNAQLYEFQQQQVRRQKFLADLGPSLITNLDALHAASLVAANMKNFLDLSDIEIWLVSDDLSSGALYRAYPSGRPASISLSSSKSNTPTHFDIITACFSSGLAIVENDCRESRLIPEAWIQERGLKSCMAAPIMVGDRAVGIIRLDDSRRYGRFRPDDTEFVKLVAQIMASALEAARLFQQVRSSEQRFSQLVEASSVGIVILRERMLDFANTYFQEMLELADTPINSLAIFELIPSEFEPQWRRAIEACEEGREQRLEGWMQRSNGSRIWCEVMMTMIDYGGVRAVQLLVDDVTEKRAAQTQRQNDMRVRSIGTLTAGIGQDFQSLFSAILGHVAFLKMQGFGDEASERSILAVEAAILRAMDFTRQLMNFAETSESGIQPTDINTLIIQASKLFEGILPERPRMKFDLAPNLPKVRGNEEQLRQAFLNLLLAVSERAGEGNTIVVQSISELLDEERVRDSSELEVGPYVTVLVSERRGVIDAQTAEALLTSSGTSVGRGALGMSVLMSTVRSHQGCIEVRRGGTATSIALMVPVDSGVPTTPGARLLSGTLTPMPME; encoded by the coding sequence ATGCAGGCGGACTTCCCATCGCTGGTCTTCCTCACGACGGTGTACTTCGTCGCCGCCTCCGTCTTCCTGTATCTCTACACACTGCTGCGCCGGTACTACTTCCTCCTCTGGACGTCCGGCTGGCTGTGCCTCGTGGTCTGGTCACTGGCGAGGATCACCCTGCTGCGCGAGTCCGGCGACATGGGCCTCGATGCCGCCGCGGCCGCGAAGTTCGAACTTTGGGTCGAGGCGATCGGCGGCTACTTCCTCCTGACCGGGGTGCTGGTGACCCTGGCGGGCGTGTACCACTTCCTCAGACAGCGCGCGCCAACCGAGATCATCCTCTGGGTCGCCGCCCCGCTTCTGCTCTTCACTGTCGTTGGGCCGATCGGGCTGGACCCGTTCCTGACAACGCTCGGGCTCTATCTCTTCATCGCACTGGCCACCTGCTGGATCGGCGTTCTGTTCCTCCATCGATGGACGGAAGCGCGGACATTCGGCCTCGGTCTGCTCGGAGCGGGGTTCTTCTTCTGGGGATTCCTGCGTCTTCTTTATCCGTTCGCATTCCACATGGACGAATTCGAGCCCCTCCGTCCCCAGTTTCCACATTTCGTTCTCCTTGCGGAGATTCCCTTCGCGCTGATCGTCTTTGCGATGACGATCGTCGTGGCGCTGGAGGAAATCCGCGAAGAGCTCGCGAACAGCGAAACTCGATTCCGCCAGTTCTTCGAGGGCGCCAGCGATCCGATCTTTCTCGTCGATCCGGAGACCGGTCGTATTCATGACGTGAACCCGCGCGGCTGTCGCCTTCTCGGCTATCATCGCGAGGAACTGCTCGGCATGACGGTCCAGGACCTGGCCGCACCGGAACAGGGCACGTCTCCAGCCGGTCTACTGAGCAAACTCCGTCCCCGAAGCGCCGGATCTGAAACCGTCCAGACTCATCACCGTCACCGCGACGGACGTTTGATCCCGATCAGCCTGACGCGTTCGCTAATCAAAGTCGGGGGGCGCGATCTGCTGCTGGTTCACACGCGAGACATCAGCGATCTGCGTGCGCAGGAAATGCAACTCGCCAGCCGCATCAGCCAGTTGCAAGCCGTGCAGCGCGTGTCGACGGTTCTGACGCGGACGCTCAGCACCGACGAACTCTGCAGCCTGCTCTATGAGAACATCCAGGGGCTGTTCGTCCTCGATTTCTTTGCGATGGACGCACTCGACGATCGCACGAGTCGCCTCGAGAACCTCGCCACGATGCACATGGTGAACGGCGTCATGACGCGCGTGCCGCCCGGGCCGGTCGGCGCAGGTCTGGAGGACAACGACCTGCAGCACCTGCTCGAGGAACGCGAAGCCCGCCTTGTTACTCGCAAGCAGTCGAGCATCAGCGACGAGGACGATTTCCCCGATTGCTGTCTTTCGCTGGCGATCGTGCCGATGGTGGCCGGCGATGAGTCCGTCGGGATGTTGTGCGCGGGCTCGCTGGTGGGGCATGCGTTCGATGGCAGCCAACTGGACCTTCTGCAGCATATCGCTTCGATCGCCGGCATCGCGCTCAAGAATGCGCAGTTGTACGAGTTCCAGCAGCAACAGGTCCGTCGCCAGAAGTTCCTGGCCGACCTCGGGCCTTCGCTCATCACGAATCTCGACGCGCTGCATGCCGCCTCGCTCGTCGCGGCAAACATGAAGAACTTCCTGGATCTCTCGGACATCGAGATCTGGCTGGTCTCCGACGACCTTAGTTCCGGCGCGCTCTATCGCGCTTACCCAAGCGGCCGGCCCGCTTCCATCAGTCTATCGTCGTCAAAGAGCAACACGCCGACGCACTTCGATATCATCACGGCGTGCTTCTCCAGCGGCCTGGCAATCGTCGAGAATGACTGTCGCGAGTCGCGCCTGATTCCCGAGGCATGGATTCAGGAGCGTGGACTGAAGTCTTGCATGGCCGCGCCGATCATGGTCGGCGATCGTGCCGTCGGCATAATCCGGCTCGACGACTCGCGGCGCTACGGTCGCTTCCGGCCGGACGATACGGAATTCGTCAAGCTCGTTGCACAGATTATGGCCTCCGCGCTCGAAGCCGCGCGCCTCTTCCAGCAGGTCCGCAGCAGCGAGCAGCGTTTCTCGCAACTCGTCGAAGCGTCCTCCGTCGGCATCGTGATCCTGCGTGAGCGCATGCTCGACTTCGCCAACACGTACTTCCAGGAAATGCTCGAGTTGGCCGACACGCCCATCAATTCGCTCGCGATCTTCGAACTGATTCCGAGCGAGTTCGAGCCCCAGTGGCGCCGCGCGATCGAAGCCTGCGAAGAGGGCCGCGAGCAACGCCTCGAAGGCTGGATGCAGCGCAGTAACGGCAGCCGCATCTGGTGTGAGGTCATGATGACGATGATCGACTACGGCGGCGTGCGCGCCGTGCAGTTGCTTGTCGACGACGTGACCGAAAAGCGCGCCGCCCAGACGCAGCGCCAGAACGACATGCGCGTGCGCTCCATCGGTACCCTGACTGCCGGCATCGGCCAGGACTTCCAGTCCCTCTTCAGCGCCATCCTCGGCCACGTCGCGTTCCTCAAGATGCAGGGCTTCGGCGACGAGGCTTCCGAGCGAAGCATTCTCGCTGTGGAGGCTGCCATCCTGCGCGCGATGGACTTCACGCGCCAGCTCATGAACTTCGCCGAAACATCCGAGAGCGGCATCCAGCCGACCGACATCAATACGCTGATCATTCAGGCCTCGAAGTTGTTTGAAGGCATTCTGCCCGAACGTCCGCGCATGAAGTTCGACCTCGCGCCCAACCTGCCGAAGGTTCGCGGCAACGAAGAGCAACTCCGCCAAGCGTTCCTCAACCTGCTGCTGGCCGTTTCCGAGCGCGCAGGCGAAGGCAATACCATCGTCGTGCAGTCCATCTCCGAATTGCTCGACGAAGAGCGGGTGCGCGACAGCAGCGAACTCGAAGTCGGCCCCTACGTCACCGTGCTGGTCTCCGAGCGCCGTGGCGTGATCGACGCGCAGACCGCCGAGGCGCTGTTGACATCCTCCGGGACCAGCGTCGGCCGCGGTGCGCTCGGTATGAGCGTGCTGATGAGTACTGTACGCTCGCACCAGGGCTGTATCGAAGTCCGGCGCGGCGGCACCGCTACCTCCATCGCCCTCATGGTCCCCGTGGACTCCGGCGTCCCAACCACCCCCGGCGCCCGCCTGCTGAGCGGAACGCTCACGCCCATGCCGATGGAGTGA
- a CDS encoding VCBS repeat-containing protein, with translation MDSSLFRISRTLALGVAIGACAPALAQESLPPFLPYEDFMGPTSYKTADLDGDGDMDLTDGVHWFENLGKSPPSFAPHLVHGMLRYLNHCTLVDFNRDGSVDIIGDSDLGLVLLLNDGSSILPTFEALFPIVNWNASWTYPVDLAVGDFDGDNRSDILFSSEKAIYLALQPKHLYEPWEIRKLLSFESITPYRLTVADMNNDGRDDFVAYGYSYENSLPFKIYLNQFDETPPFAEVELGQGIPQEIQIVDLDKNGDMDIVGLVGPSSILAWEHRQDDPLGFNVHTVSPALPSGRGLNVADFNQDGDLDILAGTNEGKVAWYEHNGDFGFTERSITTAEKPVIANMLAAIDLNVDGAPDVLFTTSSYDVAWYENVNGLYAVSASIVDDSGDGVLEQAESGEVRVRVKNGSGADTSDCSVTLVSKTAGLTFTQPIQNLGTLNSGETDDRTFGFTLDPTIECGAEIRATVVLSSEHGTRSLLLSMPVGETSVALLEPLSSPALVIPDADPLGVSDTINLGAPGGTLLNLEVAVDITHTYRGDLVVRLRSPRGIDTVLFRGSAERSANLQRTFSVPILAGEPADGPYTLYVADLLTGDVGTLNSWGLAANVETTTCLSGTPAPTPTTPSNDPAIVLANLNSTQWQTGSLSLFTAPDFSESAEGLGLSIASNPDGTFGAWYTREPLDPLPAGRYLIRAHIAESAHVDSRRHPEVRLRVYHATNERSVMSVAPEIVSGQGLSDVVEVIWQSDGISQWRVALDLLSFASDLEGGFTVTKLEAVPLP, from the coding sequence ATGGACTCTTCTCTGTTTCGCATTTCACGTACGCTCGCCCTGGGGGTAGCGATCGGTGCATGCGCACCAGCTCTCGCCCAGGAATCACTTCCTCCCTTTCTTCCGTACGAAGATTTCATGGGGCCCACTTCCTACAAGACCGCCGATTTGGACGGCGACGGGGACATGGATCTCACCGACGGCGTCCATTGGTTCGAGAATCTCGGCAAGTCGCCCCCGTCATTCGCCCCGCACCTCGTGCATGGCATGTTGAGGTATCTTAACCATTGTACCCTTGTGGACTTCAATCGAGACGGCAGCGTGGACATCATTGGGGACTCAGATCTTGGCCTGGTGTTGCTACTCAATGACGGAAGTTCGATTCTGCCGACCTTCGAAGCGCTCTTCCCCATTGTGAATTGGAACGCGTCATGGACATATCCAGTTGATCTTGCCGTGGGAGATTTCGATGGCGACAATCGAAGTGACATCCTTTTTTCATCCGAGAAAGCCATCTATCTGGCACTGCAGCCAAAGCATCTGTACGAACCATGGGAAATCCGCAAGCTGCTTTCGTTCGAATCCATTACGCCTTACCGGTTGACCGTCGCCGACATGAACAATGACGGGCGAGATGATTTTGTCGCCTATGGATACTCATACGAGAACTCTCTGCCATTCAAGATCTACCTCAACCAGTTTGATGAAACGCCGCCCTTCGCAGAGGTTGAACTGGGACAGGGCATTCCGCAGGAAATTCAGATCGTGGACCTGGATAAGAATGGCGATATGGATATCGTCGGCCTCGTGGGTCCTTCCTCTATACTCGCTTGGGAGCACCGTCAGGACGACCCGCTGGGGTTCAATGTTCACACTGTCAGCCCTGCCTTGCCCAGCGGCCGCGGGCTCAATGTCGCAGACTTCAATCAGGACGGCGACTTGGACATCCTGGCAGGAACGAACGAGGGAAAGGTCGCATGGTATGAGCACAATGGGGATTTCGGGTTCACCGAGCGCTCCATCACGACGGCAGAGAAGCCTGTTATTGCCAATATGCTGGCAGCCATCGATCTGAATGTCGATGGGGCTCCAGATGTTCTTTTCACAACGAGTTCCTATGATGTTGCGTGGTACGAGAACGTCAACGGCCTCTACGCTGTCAGCGCATCGATCGTCGACGATAGTGGGGACGGAGTCCTGGAGCAGGCCGAATCCGGCGAGGTTCGAGTTCGCGTGAAGAACGGCAGCGGAGCCGATACGAGCGATTGTTCGGTTACGCTCGTCAGCAAGACAGCAGGTCTGACGTTCACACAGCCGATCCAGAATCTTGGCACACTCAACAGCGGCGAGACCGATGATCGTACGTTCGGTTTCACCCTGGATCCCACAATCGAATGCGGCGCTGAGATTCGGGCCACCGTGGTGCTCTCCTCTGAGCACGGCACGCGCTCCTTGCTCCTCAGTATGCCAGTGGGGGAGACGAGCGTCGCGCTGCTCGAACCACTCTCTTCGCCCGCGCTCGTAATTCCCGACGCCGATCCGCTTGGCGTTTCCGACACGATCAATCTTGGTGCACCCGGCGGCACATTGCTGAACCTGGAAGTCGCCGTAGACATTACGCACACCTACCGCGGCGACCTTGTGGTTCGTCTTCGCAGTCCGCGAGGGATTGATACTGTGCTCTTCCGTGGCAGCGCCGAACGCAGTGCGAATCTGCAGCGCACGTTCTCCGTTCCCATTTTGGCGGGCGAACCCGCGGACGGTCCATACACGCTGTATGTTGCGGATCTCCTGACCGGCGATGTTGGAACACTGAACTCCTGGGGGCTCGCTGCGAATGTGGAGACCACGACTTGTTTGAGCGGAACGCCAGCGCCGACTCCCACTACCCCCAGCAACGATCCGGCGATCGTCCTGGCAAACCTGAATTCGACGCAGTGGCAGACGGGCTCCCTTTCGCTCTTTACGGCGCCTGACTTCTCCGAGTCTGCAGAAGGGCTTGGATTGAGCATCGCTTCGAATCCCGATGGGACCTTCGGCGCGTGGTACACGCGCGAACCGCTCGATCCGCTTCCCGCAGGGCGCTACCTGATTCGTGCGCATATCGCGGAATCCGCTCACGTGGATAGCCGGCGCCACCCGGAAGTTCGCCTGCGCGTCTATCACGCGACGAACGAGCGCTCTGTGATGTCCGTCGCGCCTGAGATTGTCTCCGGCCAGGGTCTTTCGGACGTTGTCGAAGTCATCTGGCAGAGCGATGGAATCTCGCAGTGGCGCGTCGCCCTCGACTTGCTGTCCTTCGCCAGCGATCTCGAAGGTGGCTTCACTGTCACGAAGCTCGAAGCTGTACCACTGCCCTGA
- the gmd gene encoding GDP-mannose 4,6-dehydratase — MTSQTPFPSASLFVLSWAAPWGQALPPFGSTTKISLTRKDHVLKKALVTGITGQDGSYLAELLLSKGYEVWGIVRRCSSFNTERIDHIYADPHKKNVNLHLVYGDLTDSARLHAIVDQVQPDEVYNLGAQSHVRVSFDEPEYTCDTVAMGSLRLLEAVRRIVPKARYYQASSSEMYGKVHEVPQSETTPFHPRSPYACGKVFAFWQTVNYREAYDMFTCNGILFNHESPRRGETFVTRKITRAVGRIKTGQQEALYLGNIDAKRDWGFAGDYVEAMWLMLQQDTPDDYVVATGETHTVREFLEIAFGHVGLDYNDYVKIDPRYFRPSEVDILLGDPAKAKKQMGWEPRVSFEGLVKMMMDTDLALANWEKDHLKDKRPTDAGDWLKAHS; from the coding sequence ATGACCTCCCAGACTCCCTTCCCCTCCGCGTCCCTTTTTGTCTTGTCCTGGGCCGCGCCATGGGGGCAGGCTCTCCCACCGTTTGGAAGCACCACCAAAATCTCCCTGACGCGGAAGGATCACGTTTTGAAGAAGGCTCTCGTTACTGGAATTACGGGCCAGGATGGCAGCTATCTGGCCGAACTGCTCCTCAGCAAAGGCTACGAAGTCTGGGGCATCGTGCGCCGCTGCAGCTCCTTCAATACGGAGCGCATCGATCACATTTACGCCGATCCTCATAAGAAGAACGTGAACCTGCACCTGGTTTACGGCGACCTGACCGATTCGGCCCGGCTTCACGCCATCGTGGACCAGGTCCAGCCGGACGAGGTCTACAACCTGGGCGCTCAGTCCCACGTTCGCGTCAGCTTCGACGAGCCCGAGTACACCTGCGACACGGTCGCCATGGGCAGCCTTCGCCTGCTCGAAGCCGTCCGCCGCATCGTTCCGAAAGCGCGCTACTACCAGGCCTCCAGCAGCGAGATGTACGGCAAAGTCCACGAAGTCCCGCAGAGCGAGACGACCCCCTTCCATCCGCGCAGCCCGTACGCCTGCGGCAAGGTCTTCGCCTTCTGGCAGACCGTGAACTACCGCGAGGCCTACGATATGTTTACCTGCAACGGCATCCTGTTCAACCACGAGTCCCCCCGCCGCGGCGAGACGTTCGTGACCCGCAAGATCACCCGTGCCGTCGGTCGCATCAAGACCGGCCAGCAGGAAGCCCTGTACTTGGGCAACATCGACGCGAAGCGCGACTGGGGATTCGCCGGCGACTACGTCGAGGCCATGTGGCTGATGCTCCAGCAGGATACGCCGGACGACTACGTCGTCGCGACCGGCGAGACGCACACCGTGCGCGAGTTCCTCGAGATCGCCTTCGGGCACGTCGGGCTGGACTACAACGACTACGTGAAGATCGATCCGCGCTACTTCCGCCCGAGCGAGGTGGACATCCTGCTCGGCGACCCGGCCAAGGCCAAGAAGCAGATGGGCTGGGAACCGCGTGTCAGCTTCGAGGGCCTGGTCAAGATGATGATGGACACGGACCTGGCGCTGGCGAACTGGGAGAAGGATCACCTGAAGGACAAGCGCCCCACCGACGCGGGCGATTGGCTGAAAGCTCACTCCTGA